A stretch of Arachis hypogaea cultivar Tifrunner chromosome 15, arahy.Tifrunner.gnm2.J5K5, whole genome shotgun sequence DNA encodes these proteins:
- the LOC112747657 gene encoding ubiquitin domain-containing protein DSK2b-like, with amino-acid sequence MGGEGAVEDSKANTTEGGGGGGGVNINIRCSNGSKFSVSIGLDSTVVSFKEVVARSCDIPANQQRLIYKGRILKDDQTLQSYGLEADHTVHLVRGFAPSGAGSGTNSTGANSTANTRGAGATEGGGLGASPFPGLGLNGMGGNGLGGLFGAGFPDLEQMQQPFLSNPNIVREIMNTPAMQNLINNPEIVRNLIMNNPQMQELMDRNPELAHILNDPSTLRQTLEATRNPEIMREMMRNTDRAMSNIESSPEGFNMLRRMYENVQEPFLNATTMTGNTGNEQVRNQATNPSTTSSDATSPVPNTNPLPNPWSSAGTGGAQNTTRRSTTGADARQQTPPTGLGGAGLPDLDGMLGGMPDSALLTQLMQNPAISQMMQSILSNPQTMNQILGVNAEQRGMPDLNSLREVMQNPEFLRLFSSPETLQQLMSFQQALLSQLGQQQSTQEPGQTGGGPGSMNNLSLEMLSSMFGGLGAGSLAVPNRSNEPPEQLYATQLSQLQEMGFFDTQENIRALIATSGNVHAAVERLLGNSGQ; translated from the exons ATGGGAGGTGAAGGCGCTGTGGAGGACTCCAAGGCCAACACCACCGAGGGAGGAGGCGGTGGAGGAGGAGTCAACATCAACATTCGGTGCTCGAACGGTTCAAAGTTCTCCGTTTCAATTGGTCTAGATTCCACCGTCGTCTCCTTCAAGGAGGTTGTGGCTCGCAGTTGTGACATACCTGCTAACCAACAGCGCCTGATTTACAAAGGTCGCATCCTCAAGGATGATCAAACTCTCCAGAGCTACG GTTTGGAGGCAGACCACACTGTCCATTTGGTTCGTGGCTTTGCGCCTTCAGGTGCTGGTAGTGGGACCAATAGTACTGGTGCTAACAGCACAGCTAATACGAGAGGTGCCGGTGCTACTGAGGGTGGGGGCTTAGGTGCTTCACCATTCCCTGGGTTAGGACTCAATGGGATGGGGGGCAATGGCCTTGGTGGCTTATTTGGAGCGGGCTTTCCTGATCTTGAACAGATGCAGCAACCATTCTTGTCAAATCCCAATATTGTGAGGGAAATAATGAACACACCTGCCATGcagaatttaataaataatccCGAGATAGTGCGGAATCTTATAATGAATAACCCACAGATGCAAGAGCTCATGGATCGAAACCCTGAGCTAGCACACATCCTTAATGATCCCAGCACACTTCGCCAAACACTTGAAGCTACAAGGAATCCTGAGATCATGCGCGAAATGATGAGGAATACGGACAGAGCAATGAGCAACATTGAATCCTCTCCTGAGGGATTCAACATGCTGAGGCGTATGTACGAAAATGTTCAAGAGCCCTTTCTAAATGCCACTACAATGACTGGTAATACAGGAAATGAACAAGTTAGGAACCAAGCGACAAATCCCTCAACTACTAGTTCTGATGCAACTTCCCCCGTGCCCAATACTAACCCACTTCCCAATCCTTGGTCATCTGCTGGGA CTGGAGGTGCCCAAAATACCACTAGAAGATCAACTACTGGTGCGGATGCTCGGCAGCAGACACCACCCACTGGCTTAGGAGGGGCTGGTCTGCCCGATCTTGATGGTATGTTGGGTGGCATGCCAGATTCTGCTTTACTCACACAGTTAATGCAAAATCCAGCTATTTCACAGATGATGCAAAGTATCCTCTCCAATCCGCAGACTATGAATCAG ATTCTTGGAGTCAATGCTGAGCAGCGTGGCATGCCTGATTTAAATTCTCTCAGAGAAGTGATGCAAAACCCAGAATTTCTTCGTCTATTTTCCTCACCAGAGACCCTGCAG CAACTTATGTCTTTCCAGCAAGCTCTCTTGTCCCAGCTTGGTCAGCAACAATCAACACA GGAACCAGGTCAAACAGGTGGAGGCCCTG GATCGATGAACAACTTGAGTTTGGAAATGCTATCGAGCATGTTTGGCGGACTTGGAGCTGGCAGCCTAGCTGTTCCAAACAGATCAAATG AACCACCTGAGCAGCTGTATGCTACCCAACTTtcgcagctgcaagagatgggaTTCTTCGACACGCAAGAAAACATAAGGGCTCTTATTGCCACGTCGGGGAATGTTCATGCAGCTGTTGAGCGCCTTTTGGGGAACTCTGGACAGTAG